One window of the Pseudochaenichthys georgianus chromosome 21, fPseGeo1.2, whole genome shotgun sequence genome contains the following:
- the LOC139435932 gene encoding PHD finger protein 11-like — translation MNQEQELCPEGSPVHSPSDPHSAGPWAISPSTSCSSPVAPPSPVAPPPHVAPPPDPSPSGASSRFWRSCNAAGCTQNIFRGFYKEMSDVSDRIQAEQASQEDYDLALTVMRASGKLLELVVNQQEELQGKQRELQEAAAAMEEAVSALKRDEEQLL, via the exons ATGAATCAAGAACAGGAGTTGTGTCCTGAGGGGAGTCCTGTCCACAGTCCATCTGATCCACACAGCGCTGGACCCTGGGCCATCTCTccctccacttcctgttcctctCCCGTGGCCCCTCCCTCTCCAGTGGCCCCTCCCCCTCACGTGGCCCCGCCCCCAGACCCCTCCCCCAGTGGGGCCTCCAGCAGGTTCTGGAGGAGCTGTAACGCTGCCGGCTGCACGCAGAACATCTTCAGAGGTTTCTATAAGGAGATGAGCGACGTCTCCGACAGGATTCAGGCAGAGCAGGCCAGCCAGGAGG ATTATGATCTGGCGTTAACAGTGATGAGGGCTTCTGGGAAACTGTTGGAGCTTGTGGTCAATCAGCAGGAAG AGTTACAAGGGAAGCAGAGGGAGCTTCAGGAGGCAgcggcagcgatggaggaggcCGTCTCAGCGCTGAAGAGAGATGAGGAGCAGCTGCTGTAA
- the LOC117466434 gene encoding LOW QUALITY PROTEIN: RCC1 and BTB domain-containing protein 1-like (The sequence of the model RefSeq protein was modified relative to this genomic sequence to represent the inferred CDS: inserted 3 bases in 2 codons; deleted 2 bases in 2 codons), producing the protein MVDVTKWPIFSMMGPQELSSIRKACVFGTSANEAVFITKDDEVYVIGLNCSSCLGTGDSQSSIIPKKLDFLSGKKVVSVSYGSGPHILLATEDGELFAWGHNGYSQLGNGTTNQGAAPLLVSANLLNKKVAEVACGSHHSMALTDSGEVYAWGYNNCGQVGSGSTANQPTPRRVSSCLQNKVAVSIVCGQTSSLAVLDNGEVYGWGYNGNGQLGLGNSGNQLTPCRLAALQGLCVQQIVSGYAHSLXLTDEGLLFAWGANTYGQLGTGNKSNQLSPLLIMTEKERIVEVAACHSTHTSACKTQSGQVYMWGQCRASPSCCPXLTHFTCTDDVFACFATPSVMWKLLSMEHDDFLTVAQSLKKEFDNPETADLKFCVDGKHICVHKAILKIRCEHFRTMFQSHWNEDMKEVIEIDQFSYPVYRSFLEFLYTDAVELPPEDAIGLLDLATSYCENRLKRLCQHIIKRGITVENAFSLLAAAVRYDAEDLEEFCFKFCVNHLTEVTQTAAFWQINGDLLKNFICRASRCGAFKN; encoded by the exons ATGGTGGATGTTACCAAATGGCCCATTTTCAGCATGATGGGGCCCCAGGAGCTCTCCTCGATACGGAAAGCCTGCGTGTTTGGGACGTCC GCTAATGAGGCCGTCTTCATCACCAAAGATGATGAG GTGTATGTGATTGGGTTAAACTGCAGCAGCTGCCTGGGGACAGGAGACAGTCAGAGCTCCATTATTCCCAAGAAGCTGGACTTCCTGAGCGGGAAGAAGGTGGTCAGCGTGAGCTACGGCAGCGGACCCCACATCCTGCTGGCCACAGAGG ATGGAGAGCTGTTCGCCTGGGGTCACAACGGCTACAGCCAGCTGGGGAACGGGACGACCAACCAAGGAGCCGCTCCGCTGCTCGTGTCGGCTAACCTGCTGAATAAGAAGGTCGCAGAGGTGGCCTGTGGCTCGCACCACTCCATGGCCCTCACTGACTCAGGAGAA GTGTATGCGTGGGGCTACAACAACTGTGGTCAGGTGGGTTCGGGCTCCACAGCGAACCAGCCGACCCCCCGCAGAGTGTCCAGCTGTCTGCAGAACAAAGTGGCCGTCAGCATCGTGTGCGGGCAGACCTCGTCTCTGGCAGTGTTGGACAACGGAGAG GTCTACGGCTGGGGCTACAACGGGAACGGACAGCTGGGACTCGGGAACAGCGGGAACCAGCTGACCCCCTGCCGCCTCGCCGCGCTGCAGGGCTTATGTGTGCAGCAG aTTGTCTCGGGCTACGCCCACTCTC CCCTCACAGACGAGGGGCTGCTGTTCGCCTGGGGGGCCAACACCTACGGACAGCTGGGCACCGGAAACAAGAGCAAC CAGCTGAGCCCGCTGCTCATCATGACGGAGAAGGAGAG GATAGTGGAGGTCGCCGCCTGCCACTCCACACACACCTCAGCCTGTAAGACCCAGAGCGGCCAGGTGTACATGTGGGGTCAGTGCAGGGCCAGTCCATCATGCTGCCC CCTCACACACTTCACCTGCACCGACGATGTGTTCGCCTGCTTCGCCACGCCCTCAGTCATGTGGAAGCTTCTCTCTATGG AGCACGATGACTTCTTGACCGTGGCTCAATCTCTGAAGAAAGAGTTTGACAACCCGGAGACAGCCGACCTCAAGTTCTGCGTTGACGGCAAACATATCTGCGTCCACAAAGCCATCCTCAAAATCAG GTGTGAACACTTCAGGACCATGTTCCAGTCGCACTGGAACGAAGACATGAAGGAGGTGATAGAGATCGATCAGTTCTCCTATCCGGTGTACCGCTCCTTCCTGGAGTTCCTCTACACCGACGCTGTGGAGCTGCCTCCGGAGGACGCTATCG GGCTGCTGGATTTGGCCACGTCGTACTGTGAGAACCGTCTGAAGCGCCTCTGTCAACACATCATAAAGAGAGGCATCACCGTGGAGAACGCCTTCTCACTGCTGGCGGCTGCCGTGCGCTACGAtgcagag GACCTGGAGGAGTTCTGCTTTAAGTTCTGTGTGAACCACCTGACGGAGGTGACCCAGACCGCCGCCTTCTGGCAGATTAACGGCGACCTGCTCAAAAATTTCATTTGTCGAGCCAGCCGCTGTGGAGCCTTTAAAAACTGA